The sequence CCAAGGTGCGTCAGGCGCTGATGGGCGGCTTTGCCGCATCCCGCATTCTGGAAGTGCATGGCGAACGCATGATCAAGCGGACCTTCAACCCGGGCTTTCGCATCGGCCTGCACCAGAAGGACTTGGGGCTGGCGCTGGCCGGTGCCAAAACGCTGGGCGTGGCGCTGCCGCAAACCGCCGGCGCGGCGCAGCTGATGCAGGTTTGCGCCGCCAACGGCATGCAGGACCTGGACCATTCGGCGCTGGTGCGCAGCCTGGAAATCATGGCCAACCACGAAGTTGCCTGAGCCGGCATCTTCATTCAAAAACATTCAGGAGACAAATATGTCCATCAATCGACGTGATCTTATCGGCGCTTCATTGGCCCTCGGCATCGGCGCGGCCGGCGCGCAGCCGCAAAACTGGCCCTCCAAGCCGATCCGGCTGGTGGTGCCTTACCCGCCGGGCGGCTCCTCGGACATCATTGCGCGCTCCATTGCCCAGCCCCTGTCGGAGGCGCTCAAGCAGTCGGTCATCGTTGAAAACAAGGCCGGCGCCAACGGCAACCTGGGCGCCGATTACGTCGCCAAGTCGGCCCCCGACGGCTACACGCTGCTGCTGTGCGACACCGGCGCGCTGGCCATCAGCCCGTCGGTGTATACCAAGCTGCCGTTCGATCCAGCCAAGGACCTGCGCGGCGTGACCATGCTGGCCTATTCGCCGCATCTGCTGGTCGTGCATCCTTCGGTGCCGGCCAGCAACCTCAAGGAACTGGTGGCGCTGTCGAAAAAAACCGAGCTGAACTTTGCCGTCACGGCCATGGGCAGCGCGCCGCACCTGGCCGGCGTGGCGGTCGAGCGCGCCAGCGGTGCCAAATGGCAGTACATCCCGTACAAGGGCGGCTCGCAGGCAATTACCGACACCATTGCCGGCCAGACGCAGGTCTTGATGAACGGCATGCTCGCCACGCTGCCTTTTGTGCAGAGCGGCAAGCTCAAGATATTGGGCGTCTCCAAAGGCAGCCGCATGCCGCTGATCGGCAACGTGCCCACGCTGGCCGAGCAAGGCCTGAGCGGCTTCGAATCAGGCACCTGGCAGGGCTTGCTGGTGGCCAACGGCACGCCGGCCGCCATCATCAACCGGCTCAATGCCGAACTGATCAAGATCATCCGCAACCCCGACATCCGCGCCAAGCTGGCCGGGCAGGGCGCCGAGGTGGTGACCATGACGTCGGTGCAGCAGGACGAGTTCTTCAACCGCGAAAAAACCCGCTGGGCCAAAGTCGTTTCCGAGGCGAACATCAAGCTGGATTGAATACTCCTGATTTGATAGCTGCTTGCGCATGTCCAGCATGCACAAAAGGCTGATTTTATTCATAAAAATGCCAGATTCCGGCCTCACCGGCCAGCGGCCGCCGGATCATGGCAACAAGAGACAAGCACATGCGTACAAGCATCAAGGGGCTTTTTTGCCTGTCAATCGTCCTGGCTGCCGGCATGGGCCTGGCCCAGACCCGGCTGCGCGCCTGGAATATTCATCCCGATGGCTATCCGGTCACCGAGGCCATGAAAAGCTTTGCCGCAGAGGTGGCAAAAACCACCCAGGGCAAGTACCAGATCGAGATTTTCTCCAACGCCGCGCTGGGCGACCAGCCCAAGGCGGTGCAGATGCTCAAGGCCGGGGAAATCGACATTGCCGAATTCAGCGCAGGCCCTCTGTCCGATGCGGTGCCCGGCATCAAGGTGCTGAACCTGCCGTTTCTGTTCACCGATTCGGCGCACATGTTCCGGCACCTGGACGGCAAGCTGGGCCAGCGTTTTGCCGCCAGCCTGAAGGCGGCCGGCTTCGTGGTGCTGGGCTGGTATGACGGCGGCGCCCGTTCCTTTTATTGCGCCAGCCGGACGGTGACGAACGTCAGGGAATTGGCGGGCGCCAACATCCGGGTGCAGCAGTCCGAGATTTACACCGAAATGGTCAAGCTGCTCAATGCCCGGCCCGTGGCCTTGCCCTACAAGGATGTGCTCGATGGCCTGCAGCAGGGCAAGATCGATTGCGCGGAAAACAACATGCCTTCGTACGAGTCCACCGGCCATTACAAGGTCGCCAAGAATGTCTTCGTCACCAACCATGTGATTTCGCCCGAAGCGCTGGTGGTGTCCACCCAGCTCTGGAGCAAGCTCGGCCAGGAAGAGCAGGCCGCTTTTTCAGCAGCGGGCGCCCGGTCGGCCTTGCTGATGCGCGAGTTATGGAGCAAGCGGGTGGCCCTGGCGCTTGAAGTCACTGCGGGGCAGGGCGTGCAGTTCGTCAAGGTCAAGGACACGTCGTCGATGATCCGGCGGATGTCGCCGCTGTACGACCGCTACATGAAAGACCCGACCACCCGGCAGGAGTTGCTGAGCATCATTGCGCAATGAAGCCCAAGGCTTCTTCGCTCCTTCATCGGCCCGGCGCTTGGTCCGCCCAGCGCAGGACGACGTTTTGCCTCAGTGGCGCGACGCCAGGTAGTCGCGCACCGAAGTGATGTGCTCGCCGACCTGGGCCACCGCTTGCTCCAGCTCAGCCTCGGTGCAGTGCAGTTCCCTGCACCAGTATTCCAGCTCGACCGGGTCGATGGGGTTGATGCGCCCAGGGTCCAGCGGTTTGAAGTGCGTCAGTGGATCGGACATGGTTGCCTCCTGTGGGTTTGATGCGTGAATCAACACCATACTGGTGTCCGGGTCGGGAGGCAATCCCTTGCTGGGTACACACTCCCTTCTGAAACGCCCATAAAAAAACGGCCAGCGCCTTGTGCAAGGCGCTGGCCGTTTTGCCGGGTTGACCGATTTTTAGAGCGTGTCGATAAAGCTGCGCAATTTATCCGAACGCGATGGGTGCTTGAGCTTGCGCAGCGCCTTGGCTTCGATCTGGCGGATGCGCTCGCGCGTCACGTCGAACTGCTTGCCGACTTCTTCCAGCGTGTGGTCGGTGGACATCTCGATGCCGAAGCGCATGCGCAGCACCTTGGCTTCGCGCGGCGTCAGGCTGTCGAGGATGTCTTTCACCACATCGCGCAGGCCGGCCTGCATCGCCGCTTCGAGCGGCGCGGTGTTGGCGCCGTCCTCGATGAAGTCGCCCAGGTGCGAATCGTCGTCGTCGCCAATCGGCGTTTCCATCGAGATCGGCTCCTTGGCGATCTTCATGATCTTGCGGATCTTCTCTTCAGGAATCTCCATCTTCTCGGCCAGGATGCTGGCGTCGGGCTCGAAGCCGAACTCCTGCAGATGCTGGCGGCTCAGGCGGTTCATCTTGTTGATGGTCTCGATCATGTGCACCGGGATGCGGATGGTCCGCGCCTGATCGGCAATCGAGCGCGTGATGGCCTGGCGAATCCACCAGGTCGCGTAGGTCGAGAACTTGTAGCCGCGCCGGTATTCGAACTTGTCCACCGCCTTCATCAGGCCGATGTTGCCTTCCTGGATCAGGTCGAGGAACTGCAGGCCGCGATTCGTGTACTTTTTCGCAATCGAAATCACCAGGCGCAGATTGGCCTCGATCATTTCCTTCTTGGCGTCGCGCGAGTTCGATTCGCCTTCGTTCATGCGCTTGTTGATGTCCTTGAGGTGCAGCAGAGGCACCACGACGCGCGCCTGCAACTCGCCGAGCTTGGTCTGCAGTTCCTGGATTGGCGGAATGTTGCGCGCCATGACGTTGGACCACGGCTTGCCGGCGGCGACCTGTTTTTCAACCCATTTCAGGTTCAGCAGGTTGGGCGGGAAATCCTTGATGAAGACTTCCTGCGGCATGCCGCACTTCTCGACGATGATGCGGCGCAGCTCGCGTTCCTTCTTGCGCACGTCCAGCACCTGGCCGCGCAGCAGGTCGCACAGCTTTTCAATCGTCTTGGCGGTAAAACGCACCGTCATCAGCTCGTCGCTGAGGGCTTTTTGCGTCTTCAGGTACGTCGGGCCGCCGTAGCCTTCTTTTTCGTAGAGTTTTTTGACTTTTTCGGCATATTCGCCAACCTTCTCGAAACGGCTGAGCGCTTCTTTCTTCAGCTCTTCGAGCTTCTTGGTCAGTGCCTTGGAGCCGCCCTTGCCGTCGTCATCGTCGTCTTCGTCGAACTCGTCGAAGTCTTCCTCGGCCACATAGTCGTCGGCCTCGTTGGGGTTCGAGAATCCATCGACCACGGTGGAGATGACGACCTTGCCTTCGCGGATGTCATCGGCCAGCCGCATGATTTCGGCAATCGTCGCCGGGCTTTCGGAAATCGCTTCCATCATCTTCATCAGGCCGCCTTCGATGCGCTTGGCGATTTCGATCTCGCCCTCGCGCGTCAGCAACTCGACCGTTCCCATTTCACGCATGTACATGCGCACCGGGTCGGTGGTACGGCCGAACTCGCTATCGACGGTGGACAGCGCGGCTTCGGCTTCTTCCTCGGCTTCTTCCTCGGTCGCCACGGTGGCGCCGGTGTTGTTCAGCAGCAGGGTTTCGGCGTCGGGCGCCTGCTCATAGACGGCCACGCCCATGTCGTTGAGCATGTTGATGACGACTTCCAGCGTCTCGGCATCGACCAGCTTGTCGGGCAGGTGGTCGGAGATTTCGCCGTGCGTGAGGTAGCCGCGCGTCTTGCCGAGCTTGATGAGGGTTTTCAGGCGCACGCGGCGCTTGAGGATGTCTTCTTCGGACAAAACCGTTTCGTCCAGGCCGAACTCCTTCATCAAGGCGCGTTCCTTGGCCTTGCTGATCTTCATGCGCAGCGGCTTGACCTTTTCGGTGGTGGCCGTGGCTTCGACCACTGCCGGCTCTTCGGCGAACTCGGCTTCGATGTCGGACAGGTCTTCATCACCGTCCAGGCCCGATTCCTTGGTTTTGCGGGGCGCGCGCTTGACGGCGGCAGCGGCGGCTACGGGCGCACCTGCTGCGGCCGGAGCCTTGGGCGGGCGGCCGGGTTTCTTTTTGGCAGGCGCGGCGCTTTTCAGCAGGGCGTCTGCAGCGGCGAGAAGTTGGGCTTGGGTGGACTTGGGCTGCACGGCAGGGACTTTCTTCAAAGACATATCAGGGTTCGCGGAATCAGGAAGCTTTTTGATTCACGGGACATGTTGCGTACTGGGTTGAATGGATATGGCGGGTGTTCCGGATTTTTCAACCTCAGTACCCACAACATGCATGCGCCAGCGCCCGGACCAGAGTCAGGGGACATGTGGCAAACATTCAGGATTCAAGCGGAAGCGGTCAAAAATAAAAGCGGCCGGTGCCGGGGGAGCACATGGACGCTTGATTTTTTGGGCAAGCTGGTTGGGCGAACATTTGGAATGCAGTCCTTGCGGGAAGTTGGCCGTCTCCTGGTGGAGTTTCCCTTGACTGAAGGGGGCCGGTGCCGGAGGTGCTGCTGTCGCGCTTGCCGAGAAAAATCGGATTATACCGTAGTAGCCTGTGTTCTGCCTGTATTCATGCGGGTTTTTGAGGTGTTTTCTCGGCCCGGGATTGCGCCAGAAGTTCGCGCAAACGCTCCAGAACAGCGGGCTCGCTGGGCGCGCGGGCGGCAAGTTCTGCAATTTCACTGTCGCGCTTGAGTTGCTGGAGCTGCATCAGTATCCTGCGCGTTTCGTCCCAGTCGTAATCCACGCCTTCAAGCACTTCTGCAAACTGGGCCACGGCATGGTGTTCATGGGCATGGCCGCGCAGGCCTTCGCGCAGGACCGCCCAGGACTGCGGGCCATGCTCGTGCAACTGGCTTTCCAGCCACGCAAACAGCGGCCCGTGCGGCGCCGGCAGGGCGAGCAGCAAATGATGTTCCTCGGTGCTGAGCCGGTCCCAGCTTTGCGGCTCGGTCAGCAGCAGCCTGAGCACCCGGTCTTCACGGCTGGCCGGCAGGATGCGGCCGGTCATCCGGCGCGGTGCGCTGCCGGACGGGAAGGGCTTGCGGCCGAATTTTCCCGGTTTGCCCGATGGGGCGGCCGGCGACGGTGAATAGGCGGGCGGCTGCGAAAAGTAAGGCTCCGACGATGCGTAATCGGGCTCGTCGTGCAGGCCCATGGGCGGATAGTCCCCGAACTCGGGCATGCCGTGGTCCAGCTCGGGCGCAGGGTGTTCGGGCCGGAAGTTCTGGGGCTGCGGGGGCGGGCCGCTATTCTTTTTGTAATACGGTTTGCGCCCGCCCGAGGCGGGTTGCCAGAGCTGCAGCAGCTCCCGGCTGTCAATCATCACCTGCTCGGCGATTTCGGCCAGCAGCTGCGGCTTGAGCGCGCCTTCGGGCAGTGCGCTCCACAGCGGCCTGGCATTGCTGGCCATGTGGGCGCGGCCCTCGGCGGTGTCCAGGTCGCAGCCTTCCGCGGCCGCTTCGATTAAAAACCGGCTCAGCGGCACGGCCTTGGCGACACAGGCGGCAAAGCCTTCCTGGCCATGCTCGCGGATGAAGCTGTCCGGGTCGTGCTCGGCCGGCAGAAACAAAAATTTGACGGTGCGCACGTCGCTGGCAAAGGGCAGGGCGGCGTCCAGCGCCTTGCGCGCCGCGCGCCGGCCGGCGCTGTCGCCGTCAAAGCTGAACACCACCGACTCGGTGAAGCGAAACAGCTTTTGCACATGCTCGGCCGTGCAGGCCGTGCCCAGCGTGGCGACGGCATTGGCAAAGCCCAGCTGCGCCAGCGCCACCACGTCCATGTAGCCTTCGGTGACCAGCGCATAGCCATGCTCGCGCAGGGCGGTCCGGGCTTCAAACAGGCCGTACAACTCGCGGCCCTTGCTGAACACCGGGGTTTCTGGCGAATTGAGGTACTTGGGCTTTTCGTCGCCCAGCACCCGGCCGCCAAAACCGATGCATTCGCCCTTGACGTTGCGAATCGGAAACATCACCCGGTCGCGGAAACGGTCGTAGCGCTTGGCCTCGCCAGCGGCGTTGTCTTCGCCGGGCTCGCCGGTAATGACCAGGCCGCTTTCGACCAGCAAGGGGTTGTTGTAGTCGGGAAACACGCTGGCCAGGCTGCGCCAGCCTTCGGGGGCGTAACCCAGCCCGAAGGTCTTGGCGATTTCACCCGAAACACCGCGCCGCTTGAAGTACTGGATCGCGCGCTCCGACGTGCGCAGGCTCCTGATGTAGGCCCGGCCGGCTTTTTCAAGCACGCTCGTCAGCGTCGCCTGCTGCTCGCGCGCCTGCGCCGCTTTGGCGCGGTCCTGGGGCGAAACGTCGTCTTCGGGAACCTGCAGGCCGTACTGCTGGGCCAGGTCTTTCACCGCCTCGATGAACGTCATGCCGGCGTGGTCCATCAGAAAGCTGATGGCATTGCCGTTTTTGCCGCAGCCAAAGCAGTGGTAGAACTGCTTGGACGGGCTGACGCTGAAGGACGGCGATTTTTCGCCGTGAAACGGGCACAGGCCCATGAAATTGGCGCCGCCTTTTTTGAGCTGCACGTAGCGCCCGACGATATCGACCACGTCGGTGCGCGCCAGCAGTTCCTGGATGAATGATTGGGGTATGGCCATGGATTACAAAGTTTGAAGTCCAATTTAAGCATAGCGGCCTACACAAGCCCGGGAGAAACGGTCTGCCGGTGACAAAGCCTGCCGCGCATAATGAATGCCACTCTTTTTCCGCCCCGCATGGCCGTGGCCAGACCCCATGACCCTTGAACCGCAGGCCGCTTATGTGCTCAGCCACCCCGGCGCTTTCGCGCTGCAGATCATCAAGGGCTTTCGCGCCAACCAGGGCCTGCTGCTGGCCGGCGCGGTGGCCTACTACGCCTTGCTGTCGATTGTTCCGCTGCTCATATTGATTGCGATTGCGCTGTCGCATGTGGTTGACCAGGACGCGCTGCTGGCATCGCTGGGCCGCTACATCGGCTGGCTGGCGCCGGGGGAATCCAATGTCATTGTCAAGGAGCTGACCAATTTCCTCGCGCACCGCGAAGTCATGGGCTGGGTCTTGCTGGTCACGATGCTGTTTTTCAGCTCGCTGGCGTTCACCGTGCTGGAAAACGCCATGTCGGTGATTTTTTTGCACCGCGTGGCCATCCGGCGGCGCCACTTTTTGGTTTCGGCCGTGCTGCCTTACTGTTACATCTTTTGCCTGGGGCTGGGTTTTCTGCTGGTGACGCTGGTGGCCGCAAGCTTTCAGGCGCTGGGCGACAAGAGCATCGAATTCCTGGGCTGGAGCTGGTCGCTCAGCGGGTTTTCGGGCGTCCTGCTGTACCTGCTGGGCCTGACGGGCGAGATTTTTGTGCTGACGTCGGTCTATCTGGTGATGCCGGTCGGCCAGTTGTCGCTGCGCCGCGCGCTGATCGGCGGCGTGACGGCGGCGCTGCTCTGGGAAGTGACGCGCCATGTGCTGGTCTGGTACTTTGCCACGCTGTCACAGGTCGGCGTGGTGTATGGCTCGCTGACCACGGCCATCGTCGTGCTGCTGAGCCTGGAAATCGCAGCCACGCTGCTGCTGCTGGGCGCGCAGGTGATCTCGGAATACGAGCGCATCGGCACCGCCGGACCGAATACGCCGGCCCAGCCCCTGCAAACCTGATGCCTGCTTTTGCTAGCGGAACGCTACTGAAAACATAGCTGTCTTCGCCCGCCAGACGTGCGCAAAAGGCATTTTTGGCTATCAATCGCCCATCACCAGGCCTTCGCGCCTCGGGTCGGCGCCGCCCAGCCACAGCGGCATGCCATGGGCCTGGCCGCGCGTGATGGCCTGCAGGCCGCTGGTCATCGCCTGCTCGCGCACTTCGGCGCCGCGCGCCCGCAGGGCTTCGACCGTGGCCGGTGCAAAGCGCTTTTCCTCCAGCAGGGTCGGGCCGTTCAGCGACGCAAAGTTGGGCAGGTCAATCGCCTGCTGGGGCATCAGGCCCCAGTTCAGCACGCCATAGATCGTCTTGGCGGTGAAGTGGATGATCAGCGCGCCGCCGGGGCTGCCGCCGCTCATGACTAGCTGGTTGGTGTTTTTGTCGAACACCAGCGTCGGCGCCATCGACGAGCGCGGCCGCTTGCCGGCCTGCACGCGGTTGGCGACCGGCTTGCCTTCGGCATCCACCGGCGCGAAGCTGAAGTCGGTCAGCTCGTTGTTCAGCAAAAAGCCGCCGGC comes from Polaromonas naphthalenivorans CJ2 and encodes:
- a CDS encoding Bug family tripartite tricarboxylate transporter substrate binding protein: MSINRRDLIGASLALGIGAAGAQPQNWPSKPIRLVVPYPPGGSSDIIARSIAQPLSEALKQSVIVENKAGANGNLGADYVAKSAPDGYTLLLCDTGALAISPSVYTKLPFDPAKDLRGVTMLAYSPHLLVVHPSVPASNLKELVALSKKTELNFAVTAMGSAPHLAGVAVERASGAKWQYIPYKGGSQAITDTIAGQTQVLMNGMLATLPFVQSGKLKILGVSKGSRMPLIGNVPTLAEQGLSGFESGTWQGLLVANGTPAAIINRLNAELIKIIRNPDIRAKLAGQGAEVVTMTSVQQDEFFNREKTRWAKVVSEANIKLD
- a CDS encoding TRAP transporter substrate-binding protein — translated: MRTSIKGLFCLSIVLAAGMGLAQTRLRAWNIHPDGYPVTEAMKSFAAEVAKTTQGKYQIEIFSNAALGDQPKAVQMLKAGEIDIAEFSAGPLSDAVPGIKVLNLPFLFTDSAHMFRHLDGKLGQRFAASLKAAGFVVLGWYDGGARSFYCASRTVTNVRELAGANIRVQQSEIYTEMVKLLNARPVALPYKDVLDGLQQGKIDCAENNMPSYESTGHYKVAKNVFVTNHVISPEALVVSTQLWSKLGQEEQAAFSAAGARSALLMRELWSKRVALALEVTAGQGVQFVKVKDTSSMIRRMSPLYDRYMKDPTTRQELLSIIAQ
- a CDS encoding DUF3606 domain-containing protein, whose protein sequence is MSDPLTHFKPLDPGRINPIDPVELEYWCRELHCTEAELEQAVAQVGEHITSVRDYLASRH
- the rpoD gene encoding RNA polymerase sigma factor RpoD, with protein sequence MSLKKVPAVQPKSTQAQLLAAADALLKSAAPAKKKPGRPPKAPAAAGAPVAAAAAVKRAPRKTKESGLDGDEDLSDIEAEFAEEPAVVEATATTEKVKPLRMKISKAKERALMKEFGLDETVLSEEDILKRRVRLKTLIKLGKTRGYLTHGEISDHLPDKLVDAETLEVVINMLNDMGVAVYEQAPDAETLLLNNTGATVATEEEAEEEAEAALSTVDSEFGRTTDPVRMYMREMGTVELLTREGEIEIAKRIEGGLMKMMEAISESPATIAEIMRLADDIREGKVVISTVVDGFSNPNEADDYVAEEDFDEFDEDDDDDGKGGSKALTKKLEELKKEALSRFEKVGEYAEKVKKLYEKEGYGGPTYLKTQKALSDELMTVRFTAKTIEKLCDLLRGQVLDVRKKERELRRIIVEKCGMPQEVFIKDFPPNLLNLKWVEKQVAAGKPWSNVMARNIPPIQELQTKLGELQARVVVPLLHLKDINKRMNEGESNSRDAKKEMIEANLRLVISIAKKYTNRGLQFLDLIQEGNIGLMKAVDKFEYRRGYKFSTYATWWIRQAITRSIADQARTIRIPVHMIETINKMNRLSRQHLQEFGFEPDASILAEKMEIPEEKIRKIMKIAKEPISMETPIGDDDDSHLGDFIEDGANTAPLEAAMQAGLRDVVKDILDSLTPREAKVLRMRFGIEMSTDHTLEEVGKQFDVTRERIRQIEAKALRKLKHPSRSDKLRSFIDTL
- the dnaG gene encoding DNA primase, yielding MAIPQSFIQELLARTDVVDIVGRYVQLKKGGANFMGLCPFHGEKSPSFSVSPSKQFYHCFGCGKNGNAISFLMDHAGMTFIEAVKDLAQQYGLQVPEDDVSPQDRAKAAQAREQQATLTSVLEKAGRAYIRSLRTSERAIQYFKRRGVSGEIAKTFGLGYAPEGWRSLASVFPDYNNPLLVESGLVITGEPGEDNAAGEAKRYDRFRDRVMFPIRNVKGECIGFGGRVLGDEKPKYLNSPETPVFSKGRELYGLFEARTALREHGYALVTEGYMDVVALAQLGFANAVATLGTACTAEHVQKLFRFTESVVFSFDGDSAGRRAARKALDAALPFASDVRTVKFLFLPAEHDPDSFIREHGQEGFAACVAKAVPLSRFLIEAAAEGCDLDTAEGRAHMASNARPLWSALPEGALKPQLLAEIAEQVMIDSRELLQLWQPASGGRKPYYKKNSGPPPQPQNFRPEHPAPELDHGMPEFGDYPPMGLHDEPDYASSEPYFSQPPAYSPSPAAPSGKPGKFGRKPFPSGSAPRRMTGRILPASREDRVLRLLLTEPQSWDRLSTEEHHLLLALPAPHGPLFAWLESQLHEHGPQSWAVLREGLRGHAHEHHAVAQFAEVLEGVDYDWDETRRILMQLQQLKRDSEIAELAARAPSEPAVLERLRELLAQSRAEKTPQKPA
- a CDS encoding YihY/virulence factor BrkB family protein; amino-acid sequence: MTLEPQAAYVLSHPGAFALQIIKGFRANQGLLLAGAVAYYALLSIVPLLILIAIALSHVVDQDALLASLGRYIGWLAPGESNVIVKELTNFLAHREVMGWVLLVTMLFFSSLAFTVLENAMSVIFLHRVAIRRRHFLVSAVLPYCYIFCLGLGFLLVTLVAASFQALGDKSIEFLGWSWSLSGFSGVLLYLLGLTGEIFVLTSVYLVMPVGQLSLRRALIGGVTAALLWEVTRHVLVWYFATLSQVGVVYGSLTTAIVVLLSLEIAATLLLLGAQVISEYERIGTAGPNTPAQPLQT